A genome region from Hevea brasiliensis isolate MT/VB/25A 57/8 chromosome 9, ASM3005281v1, whole genome shotgun sequence includes the following:
- the LOC110664078 gene encoding uncharacterized protein LOC110664078 → MEPKKKLFICKFCDKRFPCGKSLGGHIRIHFNGNGNGNSIDVEEEEMKLNASKSFAAANGSNSKRDSEVEAVAQSGYGLRENPKKTRRFMVDSSNNSFLQEKVCKECGKGFQSLKALCGHMACHSKNSYEDHSETTEKLKDQVMDSQSDTETSTPGKRRRCKRMRYNTAGVYSSLFSLANGSLSSASDIEQEQEEVAMCLMMLSKDSGFKGCFSSFADSSDNNSVVLETKSSSPKMKISVKNGVNNGNGILEMKKAKLQEMVSIENDHSENSDYGCFRNRLKRVESDISVHVNTGKNEMKKHKVEYGSRFEEDFDPELGKRLSRFRRIKMELRKDLVEEDRYDEADRASMKYDSRKNSKNDAYNPEFLSSSATKTASKCPPVGGYKTHHKKTNTCSDRVYESGENMIETECVPSKLPSSSKMSKFSSGKNPIEKNWSGNSEKKLGMRKGKVHECPFCFKVFRSGQALGGHKRSHFVGGAEDRNMVINQEVPEISMSGLIDLNLPAPMEEDANGYYIPTW, encoded by the coding sequence ATGGAACCGAAGAAAAAATTGTTCATTTGTAAGTTTTGCGACAAGAGGTTTCCTTGTGGCAAGTCGTTGGGTGGTCATATTAGGATCCATTTCAATGGCAATGGGAATGGGAATTCAATTGATGTTGAAGAAGAGGAAATGAAGCTCAACGCAAGCAAGTCTTTTGCAGCTGCTAATGGAAGTAATAGCAAGAGAGACTCTGAGGTCGAAGCTGTTGCCCAATCTGGTTATGGTCTTAGAGAAAACCCCAAGAAAACAAGGAGGTTTATGGTGGATTCAAGCAACAATAGCTTTCTGCAAGAAAAGGTGTGCAAGGAATGCGGTAAAGGGTTTCAATCATTGAAAGCTCTTTGCGGTCACATGGCTTGTCACTCCAAGAATAGCTATGAAGATCACTCAGAGACTACTGAGAAGCTGAAAGATCAAGTTATGGATAGCCAATCTGATACTGAGACATCGACTCCAGGTAAGCGAAGGAGATGCAAAAGGATGAGGTATAACACTGCTGGTGTTTACTCTTCTTTATTTTCTTTGGCAAATGGTTCTCTGTCTTCTGCTTCTGATATAGAGCAAGAGCAGGAAGAGGTAGCTATGTGTTTGATGATGTTGTCTAAGGATTCTGGTTTTAAAGGTTGTTTTAGTTCGTTTGCAGATTCCTCAGATAACAATTCTGTGGTTTTGGAGACTAAATCATCGTCTCCCAAAATGAAAATTAGTGTAAAGAATGGTGTTAATAATGGTAATGGGATTTTGGAGATGAAGAAAGCAAAGCTACAGGAAATGGTGTCAATTGAAAATGATCACTCTGAAAATTCTGATTATGGGTGTTTTAGGAATAGGCTCAAAAGGGTTGAATCTGATATTTCTGTTCATGTAAATACTGGGAAAAATGAGATGAAGAAGCATAAAGTGGAATATGGGTCTAGATTTGAAGAGGACTTTGATCCTGAATTGGGCAAAAGATTAAGCAGGTTTAGGCGTATTAAAATGGAATTAAGGAAGGATCTGGTGGAGGAAGATAGATATGATGAAGCTGACAGAGCTTCAATGAAGTATGATTCAAGAAAGAACAGCAAGAATGATGCTTACAATCCTGAATTTCTTAGCAGCAGTGCTACAAAGACAGCAAGTAAATGTCCTCCTGTTGGGGGATACAAAACCCACCATAAAAAGACTAATACATGTAGTGACAGAGTATATGAGAGTGGTGAGAACATGATAGAAACTGAGTGTGTTCCTAGTAAATTGCCTAGTAGCAGTAAGATGAGCAAATTTAGCAGTGGAAAAAACCCAATTGAGAAGAATTGGTCTGGCAATTCAGAGAAAAAATTGGGCATGAGAAAAGGCAAAGTACATGAATGTCCATTTTGCTTTAAGGTTTTCCGATCAGGTCAAGCATTAGGTGGTCACAAGAGGTCACATTTTGTTGGAGGGGCTGAGGATAGAAATATGGTGATTAACCAAGAGGTTCCTGAGATATCAATGTCTGGACTAATTGATCTCAATCTTCCTGCTCCAATGGAAGAAGATGCAAATGGGTATTACATTCCAACATGGTAA